Proteins from one Sphaeramia orbicularis chromosome 17, fSphaOr1.1, whole genome shotgun sequence genomic window:
- the bfsp2 gene encoding phakinin, with product MRTKRRCSRTTPSHKSGCAALSAVCHIMPLPRRRSSFLGQPSCERSASSSCGRVTSSVTGAPRGVYVGSAPLMGGASGLGTRVSRRALGISSVFLQGMRSVSAPVVPRAGERTAGQGGGGGGAGGLNSCLMEYRDKVRALEQLNQQLEEQIRLCLDRKASSAGAWGTLRRDWEDVYRQVSEAILDNARLMLQTENVQANAEDFKDRYENEQPFRKAVEEEISSLYKVIDDANLTKAELEEQMENMRVELRSLEQNHEQDVRVLYSQMSGREVDEPDAPIETSLDQILAYIRNHWEKVTERNRAETDSYLDCKEAQCVSSRLSPEEEQVEALKAECSDAGAKIQSLQAEIESMRALKRGLENSQSDARHWHDMELQNLGSVVAKLEAELGDIRGEIEQQRRDYDTLLSNKQRLEQEIGMYHGILDGEENRFQPAEPSFSDLQSQPEGDAPGSWTNPPGPAGSTPGDPGPAGSTPGGPGPAGPEGQ from the exons ATGAGGACAAAGCGCCGCTGTTCCAGAACGACGCCATCCCATAAATCCGGGTGTGCGGCGCTCTCTGCGGTTTGTCACATCATGCCTCTGCCTCGACGCCGCTCTTCGTTCTTAGGACAACCGTCCTGTGAGCGCTCGGCCTCATCCTCCTGTGGCCGTGTCACCTCGTCTGTCACTGGGGCGCCACGCGGCGTCTACGTGGGGTCCGCCCCTCTCATGGGCGGGGCCTCCGGTCTGGGTACAAGGGTGTCGCGTCGCGCTCTGGGAATCAGCAGTGTCTTCCTGCAGGGCATGAGGAGCGTTTCTGCACCCGTTGTGCCACGGGCTGGTGAACGGACGGCAGGTCAGGGCGGCGGTGGTGGCGGAGCGGGCGGTCTTAACAGCTGTCTGATGGAGTACAGGGACAAAGTCCGCGCTCTGGAGCAGCTGAACCAGCAGCTTGAGGAGCAGATCCGCCTCTGCCTCGACCGCAAAGCGTCCAGCGCCGGCGCCTGGGGGACGCTCCGGAGGGACTGGGAGGATGTCTACAGACAG GTCAGTGAAGCCATCCTGGACAACGCCCGGCTTATGCTGCAGACGGAGAACGTTCAGGCCAACGCTGAGGACTTCAaggacag GTATGAGAACGAGCAGCCGTTCAGGAAGGCGGTGGAGGAGGAGATCAGCTCACTGTACAAAGTCATTGACGACGCCAACCTGACGAAGGCGGAGCTTGAAGAGCAGATGGAGAACATGAGGGTGGAGCTACGCAGCCTGGAGCAAAACCATGAGCAG GACGTACGTGTCCTCTACAGCCAGATGTCGGGACGAGAGGTGGACGAACCCGACGCTCCCATCGAAACCAGTCTGGACCAGATCCTGGCCTACATCCGGAACCACTGGGAGAAGGTGACGGAGAGGAACCGGGCTGAGACCGACAGCTACCTGGACTGTAAG GAGGCGCAGTGTGTGAGCAGCAGGCTGAGTCCAGAGGAGGAGCAGGTGGAGGCGCTGAAGGCCGAGTGCAGCGACGCCGGCGCTAAGATCCAGAGTCTGCAGGCGGAGATCGAGTCCATGAGGGCGCTG AAGCGTGGTCTGGAGAACTCCCAGAGCGACGCCCGGCACTGGCATGACATGGAGCTACAGAACCTGGGCTCTGTGGTCGCTAAGCTGGAGGCGGAGCTTGGAGACATCCGTGGAGAGATTGAGCAGCAGCGACGTGACTATGACACCCTGCTGAGCAACAAGCAACGGCTAGAGCAGGAGATTGGAATGTACCACGGAATTCTGGACGGAGAAGAGAACCGCTTCCAGCCTGCAGAACCGTC
- the ccr9a gene encoding C-C chemokine receptor type 9a has protein sequence MTSSADIITPFSVEALTSSSATPTADTDYSDYEGLMCNRASVREFRHFYEPPLFWAITLVGGVGNLAVVWIYLHFQRRLKTMTDVYLLNLAVADLLFLVTLPLWAAEALHGWNFGSTLCKLNSALYKVNLFSSMLLLTCISVDRYVVIVQTTKAQNTRAERRRCSRLVCLAVWAVALLLALPELIFATTTPTEEVLYCRMVFPAHVGNLTKIATLSLQVTMGFCLPFIIMAFCYSVIVATLLKTRNFQKHKAMRVILAVVAVFVVSQLPYNAVLVVEAAQASNMTLTDCEQLRRFDITGQVLKSLAYTHACINPFLYAFVGVRFRRDVMQLLRCFHRRPLAAKSPSGKSSRSPLSSARTSVMSDCDTSQALSL, from the exons ATGACTTCATCAGCTGACATCATAACTCCATTTTCTGTAGAG GCCTTGACCTCCAGCAGTGCCACGCCTACTGCGGACACAGACTACTCTGACTATGAAGGTCTGATGTGCAACCGCGCATCAGTGCGGGAGTTCAGGCACTTCTACGAGCCGCCCCTGTTCTGGGCAATCACGCTGGTGGGCGGAGTCGGCAACCTGGCGGTGGTCTGGATCTACCTGCACTTCCAACGGCGGTTGAAGACCATGACGGACGTGTACCTGCTGAACCTGGCCGTGGCTGACCTCCTGTTCCTGGTGACGCTGCCGCTGTGGGCCGCTGAGGCGCTGCATGGCTGGAACTTCGGCTCCACCCTCTGCAAGCTGAACTCCGCCCTCTACAAGGTGAACCTGTTCAGCAGCATGCTCCTGCTCACCTGTATCAGCGTGGACCGCTACGTGGTCATCGTGCAGACCACCAAGGCTCAGAACACACGGGCGGAACGGCGGCGCTGCAGCCGGCTGGTCTGCCTGGCGGTGTGGGCGGTGGCGCTGCTGCTGGCGTTACCCGAGCTCATCTTCGCCACCACGACGCCAACGGAGGAAGTTCTGTACTGCCGCATGGTGTTCCCAGCTCACGTGGGAAACCTGACCAAGATCGCCACGCTGTCACTGCAGGTGACCATGGGCTTCTGCCTGCCCTTCATCATCATGGCGTTCTGCTACAGCGTCATCGTGGCCACGCTGCTCAAAACGCGCAACTTCCAGAAGCACAAGGCCATGCGTGTCATCCTGGCGGTGGTGGCGGTGTTCGTAGTATCGCAGCTGCCCTACAACGCCGTCCTGGTGGTGGAGGCGGCACAGGCGTCCAACATGACGCTGACCGACTGCGAGCAGCTGCGGCGCTTCGATATAACGGGGCAGGTGCTGAAGAGTCTGGCCTACACTCACGCCTGTATCAACCCCTTCCTCTACGCCTTCGTGGGTGTTCGCTTCCGCCGTGATGTCATGCAGCTGCTGCGTTGCTTCCACCGCAGACCGCTGGCCGCCAAGAGCCCGTCAGGGAAGTCCAGCAGGAGTCCGCTGAGCTCCGCCAGAACCTCAGTAATGTCCGACTGCGACACCTCACAAGCGCTGTCATTATAG